Proteins encoded within one genomic window of Psilocybe cubensis strain MGC-MH-2018 chromosome 2, whole genome shotgun sequence:
- a CDS encoding Low-affinity potassium transport protein yields MRRYFFAKKFEGILEAVAAQKATRLVETARKQHRPWPHRFIAFLQGRHISVEDEDQVEEGAKKGDGNAIRKLRPDMIRRMDDAPKLVNPSGWVSEGRAPSIRKGSVSSTRLQLKTISSPSDPNSDSDGDRADSQNRDIVIDFVEPPRRPRRLSDPGHPSRPNSPTSTKMHRFETVADAAPSPSGSPKRFPRTQTVEFAPPPKRPARLGQTIPENSTIREEPQGASRHFFHTSTMPQSLNTYPTSHSHHSIHSHHTIHPATSLTRDFGGFPSLFSIIKQIVKRLFPTLERKLTRTVTIPATVSLTPGLPGSEPGKKQVPYITFEAVVGRNSAFHLLTSEQLDEIGGVEYRALNALLWIVPLYHFGIQLIAFTVIAPYISAHRWDSIFNEQIRPLNRICWCLSKYLHNPAIDSIPVGVRVLAGVMQAAAVRAAGFAIVPLAALAPAVKVLSYCHEVGILFEAGNIAFLLSLISVRSTNVYEEQSLGVFNPLDHDIEDEQDFVASGPRMNVWSRYLAMHARKQLAFVFELVSAYGTVGLSLGIPDQNYSFVGAMHTLSKLIICIVMIRGRHRGLPVAIDRAIMLPSEFKKNKDDDDKNITNVDSSTDSRPFVYSETMNSRVPPDMRQRTRRGSRKWSVGSGQMGNKNDDEGEGTAHIPDHDSNKRSS; encoded by the exons ATGCGCAG GTACTTTTTTGCCAAAAAATTCGAGGGTATTCTGGAAGCTGTCGCCGCTCAAAAGGCCACCCGCCTGGTTGAAACCGCCAGAAAACAGCACAGGCCTTGGCCGCACCGGTTCATTGCTTTCCTGCAAGGCAGACACATATctgttgaggatgaagatcAGGTGGAAGAAGGGGCAAAAAAGGGAGATGGAAACGCCATTCGAAAGCTGAGACCGGACATGATCCGCCGTATGGACGATGCACCCAAACTCGTCAATCCTAGTGGTTGGGTCTCCGAGGGGCGAGCACCATCTATTCGTAAAGGCTCTGTCTCAAGCACTCGGTTGCAGCTGAAGACGATTTCAAGCCCCTCGGATCCAAACAGCGACTCAGATGGTGACCGTGCTGATTCTCAAAACCGCGATATAGTCATTGACTTCGTTGAGCCCCC TCGAAGACCCAGACGCCTGTCTGATCCTGGCCACCCCTCAAGGCCTAACTCTCCAACTTCTA CGAAAATGCATAGATTCGAAACGGTTGCAGATGCCGCCCCTAGTCCTTCTGGTTCCCCTAAACGGTTTCCCCGCACACAGACCGTGGAgtttgctcctcctcctaaACGTCCGGCTAGACTGGGACAAACCATACCAGAAAATAGCACAATCCGTGAAGAACCTCAAG GGGCGAGCCGCCATTTCTTCCATACGTCAACTATGCCGCAATCGTTAAATACCTATCCGACTTCTCATTCCCACCATAGCATACATAGTCACCACACCATTCACCCTGCAACCAGTCTCACTCGCGATTTTGGAGGGTTCCCTTCTCTGTTTTCAATCATCAAGCAAATTGTCAAACGTTTATTCCCAACTCTGGAGCGCAAGCTAACACGGACTGTGACCATTCCTGCAACTGTGTCATTAACTCCTGGACTTCCTGGTTCAGAGCCTGGAAAAAAGCAAGTGCCGTATATTACTTTTGAAGCCGTTGTGGGGAGAAATTCTGCGTTCCACCTATTGACCAGTGAACAATTGGATGAAATAGGTGGCGTGGAATACCGTGCTTTGAACGCTTTGCTATGGATTGTTCCACTT TATCACTTTGGCATCCAACTCATCGCATTTACTGTCATCGCTCCTTACATTTCTGCCCATAGATGGGACTCAATATTTAATGAGCAAATCCGACCTCTTAATCGAATATG TTGGTGCCTTAGCAAGT ATCTCCACAATCCTGCAATTGACAGCATCCCAGTCGGTGTTCGAGTCTTGGCCGGCGTAATGCAAGCAGCTGCTGTTCGGGCGGCAGGATTTGCCATTGTACCGCTCGCCGCTCTTGCTCCAGCTGTGAAAGTATT ATCCTATTGCCATGAGGTGGGAATTTTGTTTGAAGCTGGAAACATTGCCTTCTTACTTTCACTCATCAGCGTACGGTCCACGAATGTTTACGAAGAACAAtcccttggtgtttttaATCCTCTTGATCATGACATAGAAGATGAACAAGATTTTGTCGCTTCTGGCCCAAGAATGAACGTGTGGAGCCGGTACCTTGCAATGCACGCCCGAAAGCAGCTCGCGTTTG TATTTGAACTTGTCTCCGCGTATGGAACGGTTGGACTTAGTCTAGGGATACCAGAT CAAAACTACTCCTTCGTTGGCGCAATGCACACGTTATCAAAACTTATCATCTGCATTGTCATGATTCGTGGCCGCCATCGTGGGCTTCCCGTCGCTATTGATCGTGCTATCATGCTTCCTTCCGAATTtaagaaaaacaaagacgacgatgataaAAATATTACAAACGTCGACAGCAGCACCGATAGCCGACCTTTCGTGTATTCAGAGACGATGAATAGCCGAGTTCCTCCCGACATGCGGCAGAGGACACGACGAGGGTCCAGAAAGTGGAGTGTTGGCAGTGGACAGATGGGAAATAAGAACGACGACGAAGGGGAAGGAACCGCTCACATCCCGGATCATGACAGTAATAAACGCAGCAGTTAA
- a CDS encoding Eukaryotic translation initiation factor 4 gamma — translation MSKSSTATAPKNPTPLPAKSAWAKGPPQTATAPSPRSQSPAPSTPTHQTHSRRPSTLGQGIPIKDGVSVPRNNVGAVKQGSAVTFGSIDDVSAPISSSPAAAPSLKAEVVKSFGTVPATGHVNGKASISSRASVATPAASSSSASSSSSTATPAAASSAAALPKPKIDIKKMFQNPTSAPASNPPPDTSSPSQRNVNLPVQQSPLHQSQSVHTPLTPHSFSTFVPRLPQNTGPNGGPPRSPQYPRQLPNGNGPRPQGGQNGGPSTGMPSPRLGPHPHNGQPSQMAPAPQMQPQMPAQMPMGMPWGGYYPYPPDQQYMYSAQWYPSMPMQQPHGQHQPPTPGLPPHGGMPMSPRNPPASLQTPGTPILSQALPNPTHAPHPPPVLSHPTHSMGGLTSPPTTPSTSSIPNRLNAASNAFVPRQPSRVTLKKEDGTEVKLENLKSPAPSSNTSAPTPQGSAYRQGSPGTPTRRPASVRIESEDQRKIRLAEEENKEKEKARLKAEAEEKARKEKEEAERKVREAEEKKRQEEEAEKERIRKEEEEKEAERLRREEEERARKEAEEREAQRLREEEERKRQEEEAAEAKRIAEEKAKKEAEERAEQERIEKEKAEQARLAKEAEEERLRIEEEEKRRLEEEAAKSAKEPEPELDGKSESTLEEGEVVEDNNTDAKDDGKDKPKESLRINTGATSPTVDRRQRPGPLDLTNAKNSNIPAPQTALATARIISDISSVQYPAGVSSPRPDLNENAKEGKFRYDRDFLLQFMSICKEKPAMLPPLDAIGLEPADQSQHQMTRTQSGRRTGPGGAPASRQSSIGLGFPAGTFNKGSGSLSSMGQFSTVGASKLSSQERFEAARPVSVSGASGMQFTNRPQPMTRTTSQGGPGGPLRDRTRSKRGEKRGENNKAAGGNAGGQQGHGGAFNNYHQQQQQQNLEPVAPLQATANRWDRKAIQADADSPEMVDRKVKGLLNKLTMEKFDSISDQIIAWANKSEKEKDGRTLIQVIRLVFEKATDEATWSEMYARLCRKMMEQISPKVQDDGIKNNEGKPIAGGQLFRKYLLNRCQEDFERGWVAKEATAAAAASKALEDEAIKAAHEKGKADGKDEEVALYSDEYYAAQKAKRQGLGLIKFIGELFKLQMLTERIMHECVKKLLGNVDNPEEEEIESLCKLLGTVGGILDTPKARAHLDVYFARMKELIKSPNVTPRMQYMLQDLVELRERKWVARNAVAAPTTIAAIHENAAKEKAAAEKESYQRQISMSRGGSRRGGDRNDFNQVNPDGWAVAGGGSGPSRPPPKAGDLSNFGKISKAQPMTFGPSSVFAGKKGAENKRESISRTSSSSNMFSMLSAQGAESSEPATKPAEPAQRKRLVLQPRSKPVESEATELETASPVAGSESDSDEEAASEVEMSEADALKKIKEDLKEFFAVRNLEEAEVYFKIPAQHHHTLVDKFVSSAVESKEADAKLVSDFFEAAASKELCTAQAFEDGFTPIAEVIDDIAIDAPKAFQLFALMIKGAKLDDDRRQRLASKSMDSDKLLALLQ, via the exons ATGAGCAAGTCTTCTACTGCAACTGCACCAAAGAATCCGACTCCGCTTCCAGCAAAGTCAGCCTGGGCAAAGGGCCCCCCGCAGACAGCGACAGCGCCTTCCCCTCGCTCACAATCTCCGGCTCCTTCCACACCCACTCATCAGACCCATTCTCGTCGACCTAGCACTCTAGGCCAGGGTATACCCATCAAAGATGGCGTTAGTGTTCCTCGGAATAACGTAGGAGCTGTAAAACAAG GCTCAGCAGTGACTTTTGGATCAATAGATGACGTTTCAGCGCCAATATCCTCGTCACCAGCAGCCGCCCCATCTCTTAAAGCCGAAGTCGTAAAATCCTTCGGGACCGTGCCTGCTACCGGCCATGTCAATGGGAAAGCCTCTATATCATCAAGGGCGTCAGTCGCCACACCTGccgcttcatcatcatcggcctcatcgtcatcatcgacGGCTACCCCAGCAGCTGCTTCCTCAGCTGCGGCTttgccaaagccaaaaatTGACATCAAGAAGATGTTCCAAAATCCCACCTCCGCCCCCGCCTCAAATCCCCCGCCTGACACTTCATCACCCTCGCAACGAAATGTAAATCTACCTGTTCAACAATCGCCATTACATCAAAGCCAATCCGTCCATACCCCACTTACTCCTCACTCCTTTTCTACATTCGTACCCAGACTCCCTCAAAATACTGGGCCAAATGGTGGACCACCCCGTTCTCCTCAATACCCTCGTCAACTTCCTAATGGAAATGGCCCGCGGCCTCAGGGAGGGCAGAATGGCGGCCCTTCGACTGGTATGCCTTCACCTCGCCTTGGCCCACATCCTCACAATGGCCAGCCGTCTCAAATGGCACCTGCACCCCAAATGCAGCCTCAGATGCCTGCTCAGATGCCAATGGGGATGCCTTGGGGGGGATACTAT CCTTATCCTCCTGATCAGCAGTACATGTATTCAGCGCAGTGGTATCCTTCAATGCCTATGCAACAGCCTCACGGCCAGCATCAACCTCCAACACCCGGTCTTCCTCCTCACGGCGGTATGCCAATGTCTCCTAGAAACCCTCCCGCATCTCTTCAAACCCCAGGTACACCTATCTTATCACAGGCACTACCAAATCCTACGCATGCTCCACACCCGCCTCCTGTTCTTTCTCACCCAACGCATTCCATGGGTGGCCTAACATCCCCACCGACAACTCCGTCTACTTCCTCCATACCTAATCGTCTCAATGCCGCTTCAAATGCATTTGTGCCACGGCAGCCCTCTCGGGTGACGCTGAAAAAGGAAGACGGTACTGAAGTTAAGCTAGAGAATCTTAAATCTCCTGCACCATCATCAAACACATCTGCACCTACGCCACAAGGTTCTGCGTACAGGCAGGGTAGTCCTGGGACGCCTACACGGCGGCCAGCCAGTGTTCGTATAGAATCTGAGGATCAGAGAAAGATCAGACTAGCTGAGGAGGAGAataaggagaaagaaaaggccCGGCTGAAGGCCGAAGCCGAGGAAAAGGCtaggaaggagaaagaagagGCCGAGCGCAAGGTGAGGGAGGccgaggagaagaaaaggcaagaagaagaggctgAGAAGGAACGGATTCgcaaagaggaagaggagaaagaagcagagcGCTTGCgtagagaggaagaggagcgCGCGCGCAAGGAGGCCGAGGAGCGTGAGGCTCAGCGCCTtagggaggaagaagaacgtAAGCGTCAGGAGGAGGAAGCTGCAGAAGCGAAGAGGATTGCGGAGGAAAAGGCCAAGAAGGAGGCTGAGGAACGGGCAGAACAAGAAAgaattgagaaggagaaagctGAACAGGCCCGCCTTGCCAAAGAGGCTGAAGAGGAGCGATTGCgaattgaggaggaggagaaacgACGCCTTGAGGAAGAGGCTGCAAAGTCGGCAAAGGAGCCCGAGCCGGAACTTGATGGCAAGTCTGAATCGACACTTGAAGAGGGAGAAGTCGTTGAGGACAATAATACCGATGCGAAAGATGATGGGAAGGATAAACCCAAGGAATCTCTTCGAATCAACACAGGTGCTACATCTCCAACAGTGGATAGAAGGCAACGACCTGGTCCTCTCGACCTAACCAACGCCAAGAATTCAAACATTCCTGCACCTCAGACGGCCCTCGCTACTGCGCGCATCATCTCTGATATCAGTTCTGTTCAATACCCTGCTGGCGTCAGTAGCCCACGTCCTGACCTCAATGAAAATGCGAAAGAAGGAAAATTCAG GTACGACCGAGACTTCCTTCTGCAATTCATGTCCATTTGCAAGGAGAAGCCTGCTATGCTCCCTCCTCTGGATGCCATCGGCTTAGAACCTGCCGATCAATCACAACACCAGATGACTCGCACTCAATCTGGCCGTCGCACTGGTCCCGGAGGCGCCCCCGCTTCTCGCCAATCATCAATCGGCCTTGGATTCCCTGCTGGTACCTTCAACAAAGGCTCTGGCTCATTATCCAGCATGGGTCAATTCAGCACAGTAGGTGCAAGCAAGCTCAGCAGTCAGGAGCGTTTCGAGGCTGCTCGACCCGTGTCTGTCAGCGGTGCTTCAGGTATGCAATTTACCAACCGACCGCAACCAATGACTCGGACCACCAGTCAGGGTGGTCCTGGTGGTCCTCTGCGCGATCGTACTCGTAGTAAGCGTGGCGAGAAACGCGGAGAAAACAACAAGGCTGCTGGGGGTAACGCTGGCGGACAACAGGGCCATGGTGGCGCATTTAATAACTaccaccagcagcaacagcagcagaaCCTCGAACCCGTGGCCCCTCTACAAGCCACTGCTAACCGATGGGATAGGAAGGCTATACAAGCTGACGCCGATTCTCCTGAGATGGTTGACCGTAAGGTCAAGGGCCTTTTGAACAAGTTGACGATGGAGAAGTTTGATTCGATTTCTGACCAAATTATTGCATGGGCCAACAAatcggagaaggagaaggatggTCGTACGCTTATTCAGGTCATCCGATTGGTGTTCGAGAAAGCTACAGACGAGGCTACTTGGTCAGAGATGTATGCACGTCTTTGCCGAAAGATGATGGAACAGATCAGCCCCAAAGTTCAGGATGACGGTATCAAGAACAACGAGGGAAAACCTATTGCGGGAGGCCAGTTATTCCGCAAATACTTGCTGAATCGTTGCCAGGAGGACTTCGAGCGAGGGTGGGTGGCTAAGGAGGCTACCGCTGCAGCTGCCGCTTCTAAAGCATTGGAGGATGAAGCCATCAAGGCAGCTCATGAGAAAGGTAAAGCAGATGGGAAAGATGAGGAGGTTGCCCTCTATTCCGACGAGTACTACGCTGCACAGAAGGCCAAGCGTCAAGGTCTCGGTCTCATCAAGTTCATTGGTGAACTATTCAAGCTTCAGATGCTTACGGAGCGTATCATGCACGAGTGTGTGAAGAAGCTTCTCGGCAACGTTGATAATcctgaggaagaggaaatcGAATCTTTGTGCAAACTCCTGGGTACTGTCGGTGGCATTCTGGATACGCCCAAAGCTCGCGCCCACCTGGATGTGTACTTTGCCCGCATGAAGGAGCTTATCAAAAGCCCCAATGTTACTCCTCGTATGCAATATATGCTGCAG GATCTTGTAGAACTTCGTGAGAGGAAGTGGGTTGCTCGTAATGCGGTTGCGGCTCCAACTACCATTGCAGCCATTCACGAAAAC GCTGCGAAAGAGAAGGCCGCCGCTGAGAAGGAGTCATACCAAAGACAGATCAGCATGTCTCGTGGTGGTTCAAGACGCGGTGGTGACCGCAACGATTTCAACCAGGTCAACCCTGACGGGTGGGCGGTCGCTGGAGGTGGATCAGGTCCTTCGCGACCACCACCGAAGGCTGGCGATCTTTCCAACTTCGGCAAGATCAGCAAAGCTCAGCCCATGACATTCGGCCCGAGCAGCGTCTTTGCTGGTAAGAAGGGAGCCGAGAATAAGCGGGAATCTATCTCTCGAACTAGTTCAAGCTCGAACATGTTTTCTATGCTTAGCGCCCAAGGTGCAGAGTCGAGCGAACCTGCGACCAAAC CCGCTGAACCAGCTCAAAGGAAACGGCTTGTCCTTCAACCTCGTTCGAAGCCTGTCGAATCTGAAGCTACTGAGTTGGAGACGGCATCCCCCGTCGCTGGATCAGAATCCGATTCGGATGAAGAGGCTGCCTCTGAGGTAGAAATGTCAGAAGCTGACGCCCTCAAGAAGATCAAAGAGGACTTGAAGGAATTCTTTGCCGTGCGCAATCTTGAGGAGGCTGAGGTGTACTTCAAGATCCCCGCCCAACATCATCATACCCTGGTCGACAAGTTTGTCTCTAGCGCTGTCGAGTCGAAGGAAGCTGATGCCAAACTGGTATCCGATTTCTTTGAAGCCGCCGCATCGAAGGAACTTTGCACTGCTCAAGCCTTCGAAGATGGTTTCACGCCAATTGCTGAAGTCATCGATGATATCGCCATCGATGCTCCTAAGGCATTCCAGTTGTTTGCGCTAATGATCAAAGGTGCCAAACTGGACGACGACAGACGACAGCGATTGGCCTCGAAATCTATGGACAGCGACAAGCTTTTGGCACTGTTACAGTAG